The Natrinema saccharevitans genome includes the window CCAGAACGTCGGAACACTCGGCTGCTCCACCCAGCTTTCGAAGCTTGTGGCCTTGTGGCACGTAGTAGTAGAGCCCTCGATCGAGCGACTGGCTATCGGTGAGTACTGCAAGATAGGTTTCGACCGGGTAGAGCCCTCCTCCAGACGGATACGCGCGAAGTTCCATTTCGACACCGGAGACCGGTCTTTCGTCGTTCGGGACGGAAGTCTCCGTAATGCCACAACTATAGTATAGTAGATTGGATAACGTCTGTCTGGAGATCCCCTCACCGGCATATGACCGTTTGGATCGGCGCCGTTTGATCGCGACAGCCACGTCCGTCTCGAGCGACTCGTCGGGAGCAGGCAAATCCACGACTTCCCTCCCCTCGTAGTCCGGACTGATCTGCTGGCACACATATGTCATCGTCTCGTTCGTCAAAAACATCGATGTCGTCCGGTCGTCGATGCGGTTCGTGTTTTCGGTGAGTTTCGTATTTTCGTGGAATATCTCGGCAAGATCAGCGTCGAGAAATTCTTTGTGTGTGTACCGGTACAGGTCCTCCCGATCCGGCTTCGGACGCGTCGCTCGTCCACTGTACTCCGCCGTCATCAACTGGTTCAATATGGCTGTATCCATTCTTGACTATGAATTTGTCTACCTAGACAATAAATATATCTATTTTTAATAAGACAAGAACCAAACCATCACACACCCCGCGTCAACCAGTCTCCTCGGAGCGTTCGAAGGCGACTCGCTTGCCGACGCCATCTCGATTACGACCGGTGGATACGCTACGAGTGGAGTCGCCGCTTCCAGTACTGCCTCCGACAGTAACTGTGATTCCGAGAGAGAGTCGACGCGAAACTCCCCACCCCGTCTCACCATCGATACCGTCGATCGAATCACGACCGCGCTGGGACTTTTGTCGCTCGCCGTCGTACTCGTCCATATGAAACGGCGCTCTCGGTCACGATCACAGGTAGGGACGTACCTGCAGGCCGATTCCGGGACCGACGAGTCGGGGCCCCGCTCGAGCAGCGCCGTCCTCGAGGTGCTGGTCGTCTTCGTCCTCGTCTTCGTCGTCCAGGGGCTGACCGCGCTGGTCGGCGTGATGGGGACGTTCTTCGTCCTCGGACCGCCGCTGACCGCCAACCCGTGGACGATCGTCACGAGCGTCTACGCCCACGACGGCCTCGGCCACCTCGTCTCGAACGGCCTCGCCTTGCTGGTCTTCGGCTGGCCGGTCGCGCGAGCGACGACGCGGGCCCGCTTTCACGCCTTCGTCGCCGTGACGGGCGCGGTCGCTGGAACCGCCCAGATCGTTCTCACGCGACTGCTGGCGTCGGTGCCACTGGTCCCCGTCGCCCCCTCGCCCGGCGTCCTCGGTGCCAGCGGCGCCGTCTTCGCCCTGCTCGGCTACCTCCTCGCGTCGAACCGCCTCTCGAGCGGGCTGGGCTCGATCGTCGACGTCCCGCCCTGGCTGTCGGCGCTCGTGGTCGTCGGCCTCGCGGTCGCGGTCACCGCTGCGACCGCCTCCCCCGGCGTCGCCCTGCTCGCGCACTTCACCGGCTTCGTCGTCGGTGCCGTCGCCGGGCGGGCACGCGTCCTCGCTGTCGGAGCAGGGAGGGACTCCGCGAGAGTCTGAGTGATATCCTCGAATACCGTCCGCACCCGTGGTGGTGTCTCCCGACCCCGCGTCGAAACACAAGCCTCAAATAGAAACCACGGATAGGAATGCGCGAGGGCTCGTAGATCAGTGGCAGATCGCTTCCTTCGCAAGGAAGAGGCCCCGGGTTCAAATCCCGGCGAGTCCATTCGACTCTTGTAACGTTTCGAATTACCCGGTTAGTCGCGAGTCTCGCGACTGCTACCGAATTATACGCGGGTTCCGAATTCGTACAAACCCCCGTAGGAAATCGAGGGACGAACGATGCCGAATTCGGGTCCGCGCAGTCCCGTGATTTCCGCGAAGGAAATCCGGGGTGGTCGGCGTGAGTACCACACTCTCGAGACAGGTAACGCAGTCTACCTGTCTCCATTGTGGCACTCATGTGACGGACCGGTTCCGCCGGGTCTTCGGCGACGACGAGGACCGGGCCCACCGCTGTGGTGACTGCGATACGTACGCGCGTCTGAGCCGCGGGTCCGCCGCTGGTGTCGACGTGGCGGTCCCCGATCCGGAAACCTCCGAGGGCCGCCACGGGGGTGAGGCCGATGCGTAGTGGGTTCGTCCGGGCGAGCGAGCTGTACGATGTCGATAGTCGGACGCCCATCGCCCATCCGGCCGATCAAGCGACCGACGCCGACGTTCGCCGCGCGCTCGAGGATCGAGAGATCTGTACCGACGGCGGACAGTCCTCGAGCGGTACCGAACGAACACGTGTCCTGAATCTGTACGCCGGGATCGGCGGCAACCGGAAGCTGTGGGACGACATTGACGTGACGGCCGTCGAGATCGACGAGGAAGTGGCTGCTGAGTATCAGCGCCAGTACCCGGAGGACGACGTGATCGTCGCGGACGCTCACACGTTCTTGAAACAGCACTACGACGACGATTGGGACTTTATCTGGTCGAGTCCACCGTGTCAGAGTCACTCAAGCGTTAGCTACGCGATGTGGCATTCCGACGAGGCGCACAACGCGAGTCGAGAGCCGGACTATCCGGATATGCGACTCTATCAAGAGATTGTCTTCCTCGAGAAGATTTTCGACGGGGACTGGGTCGTCGAAAACGTCGATCCATACTACGACGAACTGATTCCGGGTCAGAAAGTCGGGAGACACCTGTTCTGGTCGAACTATCACATCCCCGATTTCGACGTACCAGAGCGTGATTTCCCGTTCACCAGTGGGAACCCCTCCGACCGGAACAAACTCGAGTCGTGGTTAGGTATCTCGCTGTCCAAGAACATCTATCTGGGTACCTCGAACGATCCGACTCAGGTACTTCGGAACGCGGTCCACCCTGAACTCGGAAAACACGTCTTCGACTCGAGGGACACCTACGAGCAGCAGACGTTACTTGCAGTCGCGGATGGTGGGGAGCCGTGTTCGCGCGACACAGCGACCGATAGCGAGGACGGTGGTTCGCGATGAGCCGGCTTGTCGAATCTGACGAGTGTGAACGCTGCGGTGACCGTGTCGACGCGCTTCGCCGACTCTGTCCCGAGTGTACGCGCGCGGTTCGGAACGCGCGGGAGGGCCCGTTATGAGTTCTCGAGCGTCGGAACTCGAGAGTCCGAAGGCCAGCGGCGACGCCCTCGAGGGCGAGATCGTCCAGGCCGTCGACGCGCTCGAGTACGTCGGTGATCGGACCGCGACCTGGCACGACGCCAAGACGACCGCCGTCCTCGAGCCGGATCAGTCGCTGCCGTTCTATGGGATCGTCCTCGTCGAGCCCGGCGTCCCTGTCGAGATCAAGGGCTGTCAGATAGAGACGAGCAACGGCGATCGGTCGACTCGGGGACGGTTCTACGTCAAGCGCGCCGCGCACGACCGGTTGCTCGAGGCGGGCGGGATGTACCTGTTTGTGGTCTACCTGCCGCGGCCGGGACTGCCCCAGGTCGCGCGGGCAATCGTGCCGGCGACGCTCGTCGACGAGTTGCTCTCCGGCCGGTGGTACGAGGTCGGCGGGGAGCGCTCGGAGTCCGAGGTCGCGAAGCTCGCGTGGTCGCACGTGATCGATCCGGCAGGCGTCGATCCGTCGGTATCCGTGGAGGGATCCCGATGAGCGTCGACACCGAAAGCGACGATCGCGACCTCGAGGCCGAGTTGGCCAGCGCCGAGGCCGGACAGTCCGGGATCCCCGTCGACGCCGTCTGCGTGGGCTGTGGACGGACCCGCGTCAAGCGCGCCAGCCTCGAGGAACTGGACCAACCCGACGCCGACCCGACCGCCCTTGAGGCGAGCGACTGCACGTCGTTCAAACACGTCTGTTACCCGTGTCAGGGCGCGACGTGGTGGAACCCGGTTGCGGTCCTAACCGGGTTGCTCGAGAGTGAACGGGGTGAGTAGCGGTGTCCCAAGTCGAGACGACACCGCACGAGATCGAGGGCCGATGGAAGTGGCCCGATTGGGGTCGCGGTCCGTACGACGCGCTGTCATCGGTGATGCTCGGGCCGCCCTTCGAGGGCTACCTCGAGATCGACACCGAGATCGACGGCGAGCCCTGGCACCTCGAGGTCAGCTACAGCAAGTCCGGCTTCGCGCCGCGACTATCGGACGGGATCAACGCCGAGCGGCTCTACGAGTGGGACATCAAGGGCCGCGGGCGCGGTGAGCGGAAGGCATCGTACAACCTCTCACCGCGGTTCCCGAACATGCGTCACTGGGAGAGCGGCGAGCGACTACAGCTCCCGTGGGAGAATCAGGTCGGCGAGGTCGACGGCGTCGACGTCGAGTTCCACACCAGCAACATCGAACCCGAGCGCGGACTCGAGCTGCTACCGGAGTTCTTCGAGGCGATTTTCGATCATGCCGGCGAGCGGATTCACTCCGAGTACTTCAGAACCGAGCCGCACCCGGCGAGTCGGATGTGGGCGTACGAGCGCTACGTCCGCATTCGCCGCGAGTGGGCGGAAAAGCTGTCGTCGGCCGGTGTGCTGCAGAAGGTCGCGCACTATCTCTCCGATCTCGAGGGCGTGAAGGCCGAACTCCATATCGACAATCAGGAGATCATCAACCACCAGAACCGGCTGTTCTTGAACCCCACGTCGGCCGGCGAGTTGCTGCCCGGCCACACCTACGGGCGGAAGTTCGAGATTTACCAGCTGGCCGATCCGGACGCGGTCTCGAAAGATCACCCGTCGTACCATCCGAAAGTGGAGGTTCTGGTGAACAAGTCGATGAACGACGGCGAGGGATGGGCGTGGGCCGATCGCCACGAGGTCACCGAGCAGATCGAGGAGACGCTGTTGAACGCGCTCCACTGGGAAGACATCCCGCTCGGGCCCGACGGGAGCGGCGTTTACGTCGCGGACGATCACTTCGACGCGGTCGCCCGTGACGACCTGGTCGAACTCTACGAGGACCCCACACCCCGCCTCGAGGCGAAGACGGACCACCTGTTGATGACGACGTTGCGGGACATGGGCGACACCGCCCGCGACGTGACCGAGACGGTCGCGACCGACGGCGGTGCGACCGTCGACGATCTCGCCGACCAGCTGGGGAAGCACCCCGCGACGATCTACCGGGCGATCTCCGACCTCGGCGAGATCCTCGAGCTAGATCAGGGCGACGTGTCGTTCCGGGCCCGAAAGTATCGGGAGGAACTGCGGGCGCTCGTCGAGTCGGCCGAGTACGCGATCGAGAGCTACGCCGACCGGATGCAACACATCATGGGTTTGGCCGACCACGTCGCCGAGTCGTCGCCCTTCCAGGAGTGGCTCGCGAAGAACGGCGCCGACCTCGAGTTCGACGAGAACGGCGATCCGCGACAGATGCGGATCGATACGATCCTCTCGCGACTGAAGGCCGATAGCTTCGAGAACGTCGCGACGATCGCCACCGAGGCCCTCGAGAAGTGGTCGAAGTCGGGGAACGACCCGACCGTCCTCCGCGGTGTCGAGCTTACCTGGAAGACTCCGGGCGGCGGGACTGAGACCGGATTCGTCGGCGCAGTTGCGGACCGCTGAACCGGCCCGCATAGTGGCAACGCTGTCGTTTTCGCTGTTTTCTGCAAGTTTGCTTGACTAACACTGGTGCTTAGACAACGCTGGTTGTATTTCGCCCTCGAGGGAGGGGGAGGCACCGCGATCGCACCGCAACGCCGGCGGGGTCGTTTCGCGCTTCGCGCGAAAGCCCCCTTGGCGGGTGTCCCCAAGGGGACTGAACCAAAAAATTACAACGCTCCACCCCCGCCTCCGCAGGTTTCCAGTTGATCCACATGAAACGGAGGTGTTGGTGGAATGTGTCTCTACATCAAACTGTAGTTGCAGTTATGCGATAGCGTCAAAATTGAATGAATGATCTCCCCTAACACTGAAGACGAACAGTAGGCAATCACCACTGCCTAACCGTACAGATTTCAGGGTAATCGAATCATGGTCTCCATTTAGGTTTCTAACTTTATTTCTGATCGATGTATTTCTCTCTGAATCGAACCGGTTTCGATTGATTGGGCGGATAGACTGATCCTCTTCGTCAATACCACCGATGAGGAGACGAGTATCTCCCTGTATTTCTTTTGAGATTCGCTTAGCTAATTCATCATCATCACTAATTCCGAACCATTCGTTCGACTTGAACTCAAGAATATTATCCTCGTCACGGATCACAACGCCATCAGCATCCAGTCGGTTTGCGTATTTTGACGCGAGCTGTGGGAAGAATTGAGCTAAAGGAGGTTCGGACCACTCTGCTGCAACAACAAAAATCACATACGCAAGAAGATTTGAAAGCTGTTCTCCAGTTCCACCGCGTTGAAGAGTTTCGTAGAGTCGATTTAGCTCATCGAGGCCATCAATTTCGACATCGTTGTAGATCTCGAAACAACCTATTTTGACTGGCTCTTCAGAAAAAGGATTCCCGGCGTGGGTGAACTGCGTAGGTACACCATCAAGGAACTTCTGGGTGAGTTCGAGCCTCCATTGAGTGGAAAGTTCGATGTTTTTATATGCAAATACAATGTTGAAATCATTGTGGTCTTTGATTACAAATTTCTGCCCGTTCTTTCCTTTTGTGACCTTGTTTTTGTGGTCGTAGATGTTCCCCTGCCAAGGTTCCATAGAGCTAGCTACCTGTGCAAAATGATCCTGATATGATTTTACATCGTAATACAGGCTGTAGAAATCCTGAAGGAAGTCGTCGGTGTTTTCATAATTCCGTCGACCGAACTGGATTTGCTCGACAGAATATTCATTAGTTGGCGTTCGAAAAAGATTCTCCATAATCTCATAACCACTGTCAGTGTTGAGGAACTTATTCACAAACTCGTCTTTTTCGTATTGGAATGCACATGTAGAGTCGTCAATTTCTGTAAATATACTAATCTCGCCAGCATCCTGATATGATATTTCAAAGTTTTCAATACCCAACCAATCGGAAAGTGATTTGGTCCTATGGCGTTCATAGTGTCGAACAATAGTCTCTTCTGACTGTTGTCGGAATTCAGCATATTTATTGACATTATCTGTATCAAGCAGTCTTTCGATCACATCTGCATTTTTTGTGATTGACTTTTCCTTACTGTCTGTGTGACATATAAATATGGAGTCTTCAGTTATGATCAAAACTGCATATTTTCCTTCCTGACGAGCACTTGTATGCATACTGCTACAGAAGTCATTTACAAGCATCACACACTGCTGTGAATTATGATCGGGATATCCTTCAAAAATAGAATTGAGCATGAGCTTAGGATTTTGGTCCATATCAAGATCATCAAACTCATGCTGGCCTGTTTGCCGTTCAAATCCGTCTAACACATCATTGAAATTTATTATATCTTCCTCCTCAGTGATAGTCCGCGTGTTTAGATCTGTATCTTGAATCTCTCGGTAATAGACATAAATTGGGCTAGTGCTCCGTTGAATAATACGAGTTTGTTCCATGATCGGTTCTTGTGTCTGACCAAGAAAGTCAGTAACAAAAATACTACTGGTAGACAAGTATCTCACTCTTCACTTTTTCGTATCTTCTCTCCCTCCCCCCTGGGGTCGCACGTCGACAGAATTCGATTCCCGAATATGCACACGAGCCGCGACACCTCGTGTGCATATTTCGAGTCGATCCGTCGCTTGAACCGTCGTTCGTCTCTAACTGACCAACAGGTTCCGCCGGTTGTGTGCCGAAATGGGCCGTCCAGTGAGTCGAAAAAACTAGGATTTCGGGGGTCGTGTGTACGAGTATGCGAATCAGGACCGACGGCGACTACGCGTACCGACGGGACGCGATCGAACGCGCGGCCGACTTCTACGACTGCAACAAGACGAAAGCGGTCGTGAGCGCCTGCGACGACGTACCGAAGTTCGTCCAAGCCGCCCGTCAAGTCCTCGAGCGCGACGACCTCACCCTCGAGCAGCGCCGGGAGATCGCCGAGACGCTGTCGACGCGAGCGATGACGTTCGATATCGAAGACGAGATCGTCGTCACTACAGAGTGAATCGGTCTCTCGAGAAACGCCGACTGGGAGCCGGCGTTGAAGCCCCCTTCCGATGATGGGAATCGATCGGATAGGCCTGAGACCCCTGTCAAGGTGACAATTGGTGTCGAAATGATCCCAGGGGCGAGGTGCCGCCTGTCTCGGAGTCGGCAGATTCTGTCGGACAACGACCGAATCGTTCCTCGCCGTTTATGAGTTTCAATTGGACTACAATAATCCTGTTGGCCATACAGATTGGAAACAAGCAAACGGTGCCGGTTAGACACTCTCTCCTAAAAGATCGAGTCGATCGAAACCTTCGCCTGTTCGGTCCCGCGGTGATCGCCGCCCCCGTGCCATCGGAGTAGCGGGAGATCACCCGCGCGGACCATCTTGTCCCGGAGGACCGTACAGCCCGAGCGCCCATGTGGCCGGTAGACGACGAAACAGTACCAGCCGTCGTGACGCTGGAGCTTTTCGTGGTACTCGCGGTAGACCTTCCAGTTACCAGGCTGGCCGTCCGAGTGTTCGTGCATGGTCGACTTGATTTCGACCGGCGTCCCGTTGCCGAACCGGGCGTCGTGCCAGCTCGCCCGCTCGAGGTCGAAGCGGCGCTTCTCGGCCATTCGTTTCTCGACGGCTGTTCCGAAGTGGTTCGCGCGTTTCGACCTGTTCACGGTACCCTCCGATCGTCTCGCCAGCGTCGATCCGCTCGAGCGGGGCCGTAGGTGAAGAACCCAGCGAGTAGGAGCGACAGGACCGCGACCGACCACTCACCCTGCCCGAGCGCGAACACCGCGACGGCGATCGCGACGCCGATCAACCCGAGGGTCTGTTTCGAGAACACCCCACGCTCGAGGTCGCGCCGGAGCTGATGGGCGAGATCGACGGTGGTGAACCGAGCGACGAACGCGAGGTTTCGAAGGAGGATCACCGCCACGGCGATCGCCCTCCATGACGCGCGTCGCGATTTCTTCGAAATCGCCCTTCGAAAACATCACTTTTCTGAGGTCTACACACGCGCTCCGCGCGTTGATATATATCCTCCTCCGCTGACTGCAGCGACGGCGGGCCCATCGCTCTCCGTTCGCTCCCGACCGGGAGCGAACGCGGTGGGCCGTGGGCGTTGGGCTTCTCTCTAAAGTGGGGCAGGTTACGCTTTACAGGTTTCCACCCCGACGCAGTCATGCGATCACCCGCTCGACGGTGTTAACCCACTCTCGCTTCTCACCGCCTTCATCGATGTCGTTCCACCAGTTCGAGACGGTAGCGTGACTGTACGGAACGAACTCGGCGGTTTCGCGGGCCGACATTCCCTGTTGCCGGCACTCTTCCATCGTCCACGCAGCGACCCGTTTTACCTCGTCTTCGGCGATCGCCGGGCCGTCGTCCTTGCTCGAGGGAGCCGACCACGACCAGTCGGCCTCGTCGTTC containing:
- a CDS encoding DUF7692 domain-containing protein, encoding MRIRTDGDYAYRRDAIERAADFYDCNKTKAVVSACDDVPKFVQAARQVLERDDLTLEQRREIAETLSTRAMTFDIEDEIVVTTE
- a CDS encoding SagB/ThcOx family dehydrogenase, whose translation is MDTAILNQLMTAEYSGRATRPKPDREDLYRYTHKEFLDADLAEIFHENTKLTENTNRIDDRTTSMFLTNETMTYVCQQISPDYEGREVVDLPAPDESLETDVAVAIKRRRSKRSYAGEGISRQTLSNLLYYSCGITETSVPNDERPVSGVEMELRAYPSGGGLYPVETYLAVLTDSQSLDRGLYYYVPQGHKLRKLGGAAECSDVLDAFQKGGGVTVEDAAVSLLFTAAFWRSKAKYGTRGYRFALQESGHIMQNVQLAATSLGLHSIPISSVNERAMEDVLDINGVDESIVYTGLVGVPAEVEDDA
- a CDS encoding DUF7845 domain-containing protein, translating into MSQVETTPHEIEGRWKWPDWGRGPYDALSSVMLGPPFEGYLEIDTEIDGEPWHLEVSYSKSGFAPRLSDGINAERLYEWDIKGRGRGERKASYNLSPRFPNMRHWESGERLQLPWENQVGEVDGVDVEFHTSNIEPERGLELLPEFFEAIFDHAGERIHSEYFRTEPHPASRMWAYERYVRIRREWAEKLSSAGVLQKVAHYLSDLEGVKAELHIDNQEIINHQNRLFLNPTSAGELLPGHTYGRKFEIYQLADPDAVSKDHPSYHPKVEVLVNKSMNDGEGWAWADRHEVTEQIEETLLNALHWEDIPLGPDGSGVYVADDHFDAVARDDLVELYEDPTPRLEAKTDHLLMTTLRDMGDTARDVTETVATDGGATVDDLADQLGKHPATIYRAISDLGEILELDQGDVSFRARKYREELRALVESAEYAIESYADRMQHIMGLADHVAESSPFQEWLAKNGADLEFDENGDPRQMRIDTILSRLKADSFENVATIATEALEKWSKSGNDPTVLRGVELTWKTPGGGTETGFVGAVADR
- a CDS encoding DUF7563 family protein, whose amino-acid sequence is MVGVSTTLSRQVTQSTCLHCGTHVTDRFRRVFGDDEDRAHRCGDCDTYARLSRGSAAGVDVAVPDPETSEGRHGGEADA
- a CDS encoding DNA cytosine methyltransferase → MRSGFVRASELYDVDSRTPIAHPADQATDADVRRALEDREICTDGGQSSSGTERTRVLNLYAGIGGNRKLWDDIDVTAVEIDEEVAAEYQRQYPEDDVIVADAHTFLKQHYDDDWDFIWSSPPCQSHSSVSYAMWHSDEAHNASREPDYPDMRLYQEIVFLEKIFDGDWVVENVDPYYDELIPGQKVGRHLFWSNYHIPDFDVPERDFPFTSGNPSDRNKLESWLGISLSKNIYLGTSNDPTQVLRNAVHPELGKHVFDSRDTYEQQTLLAVADGGEPCSRDTATDSEDGGSR
- a CDS encoding rhomboid family intramembrane serine protease, whose protein sequence is MKRRSRSRSQVGTYLQADSGTDESGPRSSSAVLEVLVVFVLVFVVQGLTALVGVMGTFFVLGPPLTANPWTIVTSVYAHDGLGHLVSNGLALLVFGWPVARATTRARFHAFVAVTGAVAGTAQIVLTRLLASVPLVPVAPSPGVLGASGAVFALLGYLLASNRLSSGLGSIVDVPPWLSALVVVGLAVAVTAATASPGVALLAHFTGFVVGAVAGRARVLAVGAGRDSARV